CCTAGCGTCCGCTCACTTGAGATACAGATCCCCGTTCAACCTGCTGTGGGGTGACATCAGCAGAGGGAACGTCTGCGTGACCGGGGACGCGTTCCATCCCATGACTCCCGACCTCGGCCAAGGCGGCTGCTCGGCGCTGGAAGACGGAGTTGTTCTGGCCAAGTGCTTAGGCGAAGCTCTCATCGGCGGACGGGAGGGAGGCGGAGAAGAAGACGAAGGCAGCAGGGTCGAGGCAGCACTGAAGAAGTATGCCGACGCCAGGAGATGGAGGGGCTTTGAGCTTGTCGCCACTGGTTATGTGGTAGGGATCGTCCAACAAGGCGGCAGCTGGGCCGCCCGTCTCCTGAGAGACCAAGTTTTGGCTGGTGCATTGACAAAGAAGTATATGAGTATGGCTGACTTCGATTGTGGCAAACTATGAAATCATTGTAATCTTCTGTTAAAGGTAATCGAGAGTTGTGTGTAGCCAATGCAACGAAATAATATTGCTATCAGCAGTGCTTTTGTTTTATGATCGAAGGATCTCTTGTTCCGTGACAGAATGTGTGTTTAACAATAATATATAAACCtactgatagatagatagatagatagatagatagatagatagacatGAAGAGAGAGAATTCATTCTCCAGTAATTGCACAATACAAAATCATTGCCATACCACATAAAAAAACCATACTCTACATCAGGCTCTGTttttgcaacaaaaaaaaaaaaaagcaatagtACGGTGTATTTGGCACACAAAGATTTCATCATGTATCTTAACCAACATTTAGGAATTATTTCCTAAATGTTCTGTGAAATGAGAATTGGAGCTGGGTGCCAATTTGCATGAAACAAAACCATAAATAAATACACTGTTgatggaaagaagaagaagttaAGAGATTTGCGTAGCTGTTCAAATTGGTGGGAAAATTTTAGCTAGTGTTGACTTGAATTGATGGGACAAGAATGTTCCTGGATCTTCTCAGATAAGATGGCATTGTTTGCAAGTGAACCGATCGAGCAGCCTCCAATGTTGGCCTCGCAAGCTTTACGAATGTAATGACTGTGTCCGCAGGAGTGGCCCTCGATGACGTCTTCCAATGCTACATCAGTAATATATAAACTCAGATAAGCAACAAGAATATCGATAAAAACCAATCTCATGCTAATGTGTTTCTCACGAAACCATAACAGGACATATTCTGTGAAACTGACAACGTTCTGGCACTTCAAAAGAAACACAAGTGAAATAATTTTGAGAACTGCAGTACTACCAAAGGTGGTCATGGACAGCAACATGTAGAAGCAAGGCAAAGTGCAAATATGAAACCGACTCTAAGGGCACGAGAATAGCCAAAGCACAAAAGTATGAATTTACTACAGTACACAGTGAAATCTAGTTGTGGCAGGATCAAGTTGTTTTCCAGTAGCCACAGTTCAAATTTTTACATATTAGATACTGTGCTTTGGGTCATCTGAATTCAACCATAGAATTCAAGGCATTATGAGAAAAAGATATTGTTATGGCTATAGACATGAGAGGGGGCCAAacttattattgaattgtttgcCCTTATCATGGGTTCCTTCTTAACATGGATTTCAAGTACAGCAGGTAAGTGTTCTCATCGTATGGTAATGTGTATAACTCGCTTCAACTGTTGTAATCTGCATGACTCTTCGTTGAAGCATGGCTTAGCATTGAGAACTGATCCCTACGGTGAAACTAGGACTTGGAGGATGCTGGAAGCCAATAAATCCCAGACCTTATTTTACTTGCTTGTCCATGTATTTAGCAAACCTTCTCATCAACATATGAATTGGGATTTATATGAAGGCCAATAGAACAATACTATGCTACCTGTTTGTCCTTTTTACACAAAGACCGCTAGTCTAGTCCAATACAAATCctatagatagcaaaaagaagagcTGAAAAAACTACTAATGTTATTAATACAGGTATTGTCCAATTGAAAGTGCACAGAGACTAATAGTTAGTATGGGAGAAACCACAATCTTACTTATCTGATTAACTTcaataaaacaataaaaagaattcTTCCATGAGACTGTTGATATTTGTCCAAGGCAACATCTTAGAAGAAACACTTGTAGCCTCAATAGCTAGAATTGAAGAAAAAACATTTCTAAAGAATTCAAAGGCCATCAATGACTATGGAGATTCTTCCATGTAACTTTCTTTTGTATATTACAGACAAAATCGATAAGCGAACTCAAACAGATGTAAGAAGCTTGTACCAGTAGAAGCCAGCATCTGTACAACCTAATTGAATGCTTGAAGCTTAAGATGATCAGATGCATTCTTGATATTGGTAAAAAAAGAGCCAGCTTTTCAATTGATCCTTTATTAAGATCAGAAATCACCAAGTGCCTTAGTAGTCACAGAATTCACCAAAGCAAAAAAATTTAAAGTACCCACTATTAAGATCAAAAACCTAACTTTTACAATCACCAGACTGAGGAAGCATTTGATCGGCCCTAAAAGAACACAGTACGGAGAGGTAACGATGAGAAAACCCTAACTCAAACAAATAGAAATCTCATACGAGTTGTCTACAAAGATACCAAACTAAGCACCGGAACTCTCCCCAGTATCTAATCATGTTGGATTCAAGCCCAAATGAAAGAAAGACGATATAATCAAGATGCAAGGTTTGCGCAAGAACCTCCAACCAAAATAGAATGCACAAAGAACAATCCGCCGAAGGTCTTCTCTTTCTCCCCTTTCCTTTCATGAGGAAGGAGCACGAATTTACCTCCATTTGGTTCAGTGTTTGATTGTCGATTGGTGAGATAAAGGTTCGAGGAAGCGGGCATGTTGTCAGTGTTAATCTACAAAGGCAAACGCATGAATGGAGGACTTAAGAAAGGAGAAAGGATTCGAACCTGGATGGCTTTGGTGTAGGGGCCGATCGCCCGGCGTCGTCGAAGAGACGGCGATGGCGGTGGAGGCACAGTCTCTCGATTTAACGGCGATTTGTTTCAGCGGTTCGGTCCGAGTGATAAACAAAAAAAGCAGATCAGACCGGCCGGTCGAACCGCAAATTCGGAAATCCAACGTTGAACCGTTTGAACCTTTAAATATACCCTCAATTCTAGAAGAAAAATCTTATTATACATGTCATTCTCATCCTCTATTTATGTTTATTATGAAATAGTAATTTtatcttatatattttatattcgtataatattatattataataaaaacattaaatttaaatcatatttatctCTGATCTAATTCTAATAAGTTGCTTCTTTTTTTTATAGGAAGATATATGTTTAAATTAAACTCCTCTTTTTTTGGGGCATAATTAGCGTTAAACTACTTCAAGCTTCACATTCTAGCATATATCAAGAATTTTCTATACAATTAAgcggtctttttttctttttcatccaaACATGACAGGAAAAtggtaattttttattatttatagtggtcatataataataataataataattataattataattattattattattattattatactataAATGATAAGTTATGAAAGTGAGATTCGAGTTTAAAATCTTaggataatttattattattattattattatttactagcTAATCTAGTGCACATTTGATGAACATGTTGTAAATTTACATTAGCTAATGAGGAATACATCATCTCCACTTAACATTGTCACTCTATTAGATATTTATTTGGAAGGAGACAGTTCAGCTATCTTTATTCCATCCttgcatgcacacacacacaaaggAGAGGATGACAGCCTAAAAGAAATAATGCACCCACCATCTCTACCCGTTCCATTATACCTAACTCTAGCTAAAGAACGAACCTTCACTGATTAACCACCCTGCAGTCCTTCCTCACTTCCTGCCCACCTTGAATGCTTCCCATTCTGATCATGGACTTGACAAAAGCCTCGAAGAACTCTTCTTGCGAAGCAGCAAACTTGGATGCCAGTTGTTTGGTCTTGGGGTGGGTCAAAAGAGCTTCGTCGGAAGAGAACAGTCCCTTCCCTTGGATGAGCAGCTTGTAGTAGGCGTTGTCGAACACTGTGGTGGTGGAATCCATGGCTGATCCTGCGTTCTTTACCTTGTTGTGAGCCGGGCACACCTTCCTCAGCCTCGCCGCGAAGTCGGAGTTCATCGACGGATCCACGTCGTGGGTCGCGTCGAAGTTGTGGATCCGATTCTGGAAGGAGGAGCAGTGAGCAAACCCTAAAGTGTGGCCACCTGCACCATGCAGATACAACAAGGTCAGAAGGTAGTGGTGATCTTGGTAATGTCAGTGACACAGAGCCTCTTGTGGATTAGTTAATGAAGAGACCAGACCAATAATCGAAGAGGATACCAATCGAAGGCTCTATGATGGCCTTTCTTGCACTTGGCTGACATGATACGCTTGCTATATCTGTTTGTTTTCTTCTTTGGTGACAGATAGAGTTGATTTTTTGCTGCATTATTACCTGTTAGTGCTACAAGATCCTTTATGGAGAGTCCCCTCTGTGAGAAGATCTGCTTCAGCTGGGAGAAGTCCAAGGTTGGAGCTGGAAGCTGTGTTGACTCACTGGCCTTGGAAACCCTTCCATCTTTCCTCCCCTTTGGAACCTCCCACTTGGGTCCTCCTGACTGCAACCCATAGCATACCAGGATCAATATCACAGGCATTCGATCAGTTGTTGGGGTGAACACCTGCTACGTATTGTGTGCTCACCAGGGCCACTGCATCTCTGGCAGCCAGTGCCAATATATCAGCACAAGAAACCACACCAGGGCACAACTTCTCCACAGCTTTCTTGGCATTGTCTATGACATAGAATGCATGCAGTGAGATGTTGGGTGGCCCATCCTTCTCCGCAGTGTTGTTCCCCTTGGAGTTCAACAGCACTGAGGCATCACAACCCtacaagaaacagagagtgcagcCACAGTTGGCCATTATCATTCATGCCCTTCGAACGATGGACACAGGGGAAGGAGGGGAGATCATGCACCCGAACGAAGCAATCATGGAAATGCATCCGAAGCAACGCTGCAGGAACAGTGTTGTCATTGGCCGTCGCTCGCTTCACGGCCTCCATCACGGCCGCCTCCGCCTGCGGGCAAGTCTCGGCGTAGTAATCCACGCTGAGTGCATCACCCAGACGAAGAAGGGAGAAGATGAAGAGTGAGGCGACGAGTGAAGCCATCGTTTGCTGCTATCTCCTACACTTTTTCCTTTGACGATAAAAAGGATGAGGAGGAGTGGAGTATATATACACACTGAAGACTGAAGAGTATCCACCACCAAAGAGCTGTTAATATTGGATGATAAAGGTGGTTTAATTTAAGTGTTGGGTGAGCGAGGACAATGATTATGGAGTCGTGTTCTTGAAGGTTCCTTCACATGCCATATACGCACACTCGTCTCTTTCTCATCACAAAGGTTTGGAGGACTTTAAGAGATTAATTATAGGTCATTTGCAACGACACATCCTTTAGAGACTTACGAAATTGACCTCTCCTTGAACAACTTGAACTCTGAAGCAGCCAGACAACATAAAAGATCAGGACATGTAAGGTAAGTGATCTTTGGATTGCCTGTTGGAATTGAAGTGCTTGTTGGGACCAAGGATTGAGACCCAGGAACCAATTGTTACCTTGAGAAACCACTGGAACACAATGAAACAGTCCAAGGTATATCGTCTCTTTTACTGTTTTACTGTGATCATGAACAAAGCTAAATGATATCAGTAAATATATATAGAGGAAAAGAAGAATGGCATGAGCTGAGCTAGAAGACAATGGTGGGTGGCGTTGAACTATCAATTGGGGATTGGTTAGAGAGCTTTATGGGCACATAATATTCCTCCTCCAGCCTTGTTATCAACCCACACTACATAAAGCTATCGACGTGATGGGAGGATGGGGCTCAAAAGTTGGAGTAGGAGAGTGGCGAGAACCAACTACATTGTCGTCACACCTTTCCTTCATCACCAGTGATGAGGCAGTAGTCGTCAAAAGAGATCAAGTATCCGACAATGAAGAGCGGCTAAGTTTAATGGTGTTAGGCAACAGAAAAATTAGGTGCCAAAAGTAAAGTGTTAATGTAAAGATCAAGTAGGATGAAAATGATTGACGATTGACGTACTAGGAGCGTCACTTTCTCCATGTCACCGTGTTTGTATCCTAGCATGGATCATGTGTTGTTTTCGTGAGGGATCGTTGGGTACGTGCATGCAGTCGATGTGTTTAGGTATATATGCATGACTTTGGAACCACGACAGGACGACGGTAATTGATCCCTCTTGGCTCATATTTTTTTAGTATTGTCGCGTTTGGAAGAGTGAACATATAATTGTTCTAATAAGCTTGCTTAATAGGCTCAAAAATAAAAGAGACCATATAATTGTTCTAATAAGCTCAATAGGCTcgaaataaaacaaataaaataaaaaatatagactGCTGGCATCATAATACACACGTAGAAATCCTCAGCAGTCTAAAAATCCACGTGATTTGGCAATCACTAGTGTAAGATACGATCAAATAAGCAAAGCTAGATTGATGGCAAAAATTATTAACTTGACATGATTCAAAGTCATGATTACTGAAGTAGAACAAAAGCGATTAACTAAATCTGTAAAGGCTTGAAATTTCCAAGACTAGGATAAAAGCAAAAATAACCTTGGTCTAGGGCAGACTTGACCATGGTTAACATTATGAGCTAAAAGGTAGAAAGTTCAACTCAAAAAATTTAACTGTGATGCTGGTGACTTGCATGGCGAAAGCGGTTCTTAGAAAGGCTGTGCTGTAGAGATTTAAGGATGCCAAGAACAATAAAGTTAGTCTAGGCGAAGCTCAATACAGGCTGAAGCCAAAGAACTGGCTAATTAGAATAGCAAGTCCCATGGATATTGCTACGAGTGAAGCAGCCCAAGTTAGTTTCTCTGTGATCCTAGGAACCCTTTCTTTCAGTGCTTCTGTGCATGTTCCGATGAATACCGTGTAACTCCCCATTGCAAACACGGTGCCGACGAGAAACATGCATAAGAAAGCGGCACCAGCCACGCGTGATGGAAGCGCCAGCGCTGGCAAGATCATCATGAGTGCATCGGGCTGTAGACCGTGCACAATGCCGGTGGCAAAAGTTGCGAATCCAATCTGTTTCTTCCCACTGGAGCTGGCATCTTCCCCGTTATCTAGAGCAACACAGGGAGTAGGCACCTCGGATGCCTCCCTGATTCCAAGAGCACCTATGATGAGCAGAGTAAAACCGACAACTCTGGTTCCCCATGTGCGGATGATCTCAATGTGTAGACGATCTTTGAGCGTGAGAAACAGCAAACCAAAAATCACTTGACCAGCATCGTGGCCACATCCCCAAAGGGCTCCAACTATAGCACTCTCTATCCTTGATCTTCCAATGGATAATGGAGCTAAGGCAGCAAGATGGTCAGGGCCAGATAACGTGTGCAAGCAACCAGCAAAAAAGCCAGTCCAAGCACTAGTTAACAACTCAGTTCTAATAAGTTGTCCAGCCGGTTTGGCAGCAGATTGCACTGTCGCAAAAGAGGGTTGTGCCAGAATCGGATGGATTATTGCGATTACAATTGCTGAAAGGACAATTACAGCAGAGCGAGCAACCTGAAAAGTTACCAAATGCAAAGTTATGAAAGAAACTTAACATTGAAGATGGAAAAAGCTGTGTTTAGTATAAAAGGTTGCTCAATGGAACTCCATGTTCACCAAAAAACCTGGTGAAAAAATATTGTTGGTATTTTAATGGATGGTGTGTCACCTTTAAATCATAATCATAAGAAATCAACAATCACACTAAGAGCATTCTCAAAACAAGGTACCTGTATCATCTAGAAAATGAAAAGGGTAGCATAGTCAAGTATTGAAATTTCTTCTAGGGCAAGTATGTCCAGAGTTAAGCATGCCAACCACAGCTCTAAAAGCATCAATTTCATTCTGACTCAAACATTAATTCTCAAACAGATCCATCAATTTGCAACCTCAACTGAAAATGATAAACTTTGCAGTCCAGTTGAACTACCATAAATGTTGCCTTGTTAGCCTAGTTATACTGGAAATGAGCTAATGCTATCTAAAAATGCAAAACAAGGAAATAAAACCAAAATTATTAGCCAAACACCTAAACTTACAACGATAGTTGTGCAGATAGACACaaagacaaaaacaaaaactcAAATGCAAAGATTCACAAAGCATTTACAACTTGCTAATCATGGAGCTTCTATTTTGGAAGATTGGTCACAGTAACCAATCTTCATTGCCTAAAAGAAACAaaggcaaagaaaaaaaaaaggaacctaCAGTTGCTCCTGAATCTCCTTCATTTTCCTCCTAATGATTCTCAAAATCTATTATTATCGTGCTATAGTTTACTTCTAATGGCAACTTATTCTTGGAAACATTTTTCTGTGACCGCTTGCCTAAGGCTACAATATGAAGGTTTCAAACACAACAATGCCCCAAAAGAGCATGAAGGAGTCAATTTGAGATAGAATGAGCAGTTGATCCAACGTGGACAAATTGAAGCAACAGCGGGCATCATAACACCAAAGACAAAACAACCGACATCTCGTCCGATGATAACTGTAATAAGTATTTGCActtcaaaaattttatgaatcaaCCAACAATTGCAGACTTGAAGAAATACAGTAAGAGTAACAAGGGAATACAAATAGCAGTTACGTTTCATATTTTTTCTTAACTTATAAAGTTGTTTACTATGCATGCAGCAAAAACATTATGAATGTATCTTTAGAAGTGGCAACACAAACTTTGAAGAGAATAGATTGCAAATAAAATATGGATGTATAACATCTCCATAGACAATGTAAACCAACTACTGATGATCTTCAGACTTGAGTACCCACAATTAGTACTGGTCTTTAAACTTTTATGAAAATGATTATAAATACAGGCAGAGTAATTATATCAAGAAACGTCAAATAAAAGAAAGATGGAAGATGAGTAACTCGATCTAAAGAAAATATGAGATGCATAAAATGGATAGTTGCTGCACAAGAGATTATAAATTCAGTTTGAAAACAAGGCTGTGGATTAAATGTTACACATAACATGTCTAAAATTTGTCACCAATATAATAGCACATGGACAATCTTATCCTACCACAGATTCCAACTTTCTAGGAGACCAAGCTTCCCTCGAGCATCGGGTGAACAAATGAAAAGCAAGTTAAAAGCAAAAGAGGAAAGAAGCTCATATGCGCATGCTCAAGGTCAGAAATCCAGAGAAGAAAATTCACAGTTATTTTGGAAATGCAGATCCTTACCACAGTGCACAAGTCAGTTTTAGCCATTTCATTTTTGCTTAAGGTCTCTCTCCTAACTTAAATTGCTTAAGATCCGTTGTAACTAAAATCTACCCATTTACTTCACAACATTAACCTCCCAGGCGTATCTGCTAAAATAATAAAGCAAGAAAGTATTCCGAAATTTATATCTTAATATTCACCCAAGTATGCTCTCTGCACATCTGAGTCACAAGTAAAAAGGAACCAAATGCGCTTATACGTGCCTTTCAATCCCCAGAAACGCATTGCATTTTAAAATCCTGTAGTAGACCTAAAATAATCATCGGAAGATCGAGCGGCAACTCCGAAATTAAAGGGAAAAGTACCGTCCACGTACCAATTTTTCTAACCACAATTTTTCTTAATAGAAAAATAGAATATTTGCCAATACTTACCCCGTTCTAAGCAAATTCAAAACCAAATGAAGCAGCAAAAGGGTAAAGGGTTTAAAGGGACCACAAAGGACGCACAAAATCGCACCTTTCGAAGTAAAACCACATCCAATactgttcctcctcctccttctcgtcCTCCGGAGAATTGGTCACGTAGCTGAGCTGGCCGTGGCTCCCCCTGTGCCCAACGGACAGCAAGAGGCGGCCCTTTTTGCTTGGAGACGAGCACGGGCGGGGGCTTCAGATCCCGACGCGGCGTCAACCAAGGGCCGAACTTTAGATCGGCGGGGGACCGAAGGCGGAGCAAAGGACGAAGCCTGGGGATCTGCGGGAGAGCCGCTGTCCGAGAGGggatagaggaggaggaggaggaggaagaggaggagataaGCCTCTCCATGGAAGAGGGTttcagggagagagagagagagagagagagaggtggggggGGATCTGGTCGGCGAAGTCGAAATGGGATTGGGAGCACCGCGCACTCTGTTGGTGTGTGGAGTTGCTGGCGGTGGTCCGCCCTGTGGACgtggatggaggaggaatcacaaGTCACGGGTTTGAGAGCTCCAAACCTTCGCGTACTTCTCTCCCTCTTAATGGTCTCATGCTGGTGTTCGGTGCGATGTCTTAATGGTCTCCCACAGAGAAAACGATTAGCAATAGGAAAAGAAGCGAAAATATACTGGGGAAAAAAAGTCAACGCAAGCTGATGTCTTAATAGTCAACCAGTAAATAACAGctcacagaattaatttggattacctttaatgaaaataaagaaaatgagTCGTTCATTGCTAGATATGATCGATGGTCTTCAGATTGATGATATAAGTAGATCATGTTATAGTCATGTAGCCCGATCAACATGTCCactaaaataaatcataatatttaagtatatcaaaattaattaaatatttttttcataagtCTCAATTACGATAAAAGATGTATGTAGTCGATCCAGATTTATGATGTTATTAGCATCATTGctctatatattaattttataatataatgattACGAAGAATGAATAAAATTGGCCTGACGTTATAACATGGATGAATAATCATTTTTTATACTATTAGATATACAATATGGATCAAATTAGTTGATTGAatcgaaaaaaaaatcattaattatATTGTTTAAGCATTAAAAACATCTCGCGCTTCTTTCTCTAATAATCCAATGACTCAAGACTTTTTCATATCGATATATGATAAATTATAATAGAACGGATTGatgttattaataaaatatagtaAATAAGAATTCCGTAGCTGCTGAGGAAATCTCGCTgttttgttgaggaaaatcctccctcctaacctaTATAAATAGAGATAATATATCAATGAAAAATATATCTTCTTTTATCTTCTATTTTTTCTATCTTCTATTATGGTATGAGAGTATCTTACCTAGAGCAAGCTCATTTCTTGCTATCCCACTCCTCACCAAACCCTGCCACCTTCCGAGGAAGAACCTTAATTGCTTTGTGATGCCTCTGTCTTATTCTCCAATCGCTCACTGTGATGCGAtgtcttccccttccccttccgagTCGAAGCCAAGAACCCTCTCTCCTCTACCTCGATGCACCTCCAACGACATTGATTTGAAGCGATGATGATTGTCTTACTGTCGTCACTTTCTTCTCTATGGTGACTACGGCACTTCCTCGGTGAACAGCGCATGTCTTCTCCTGCTGCTACTTTGTGCCGACGCCTTTAGCGCTGCCCTCGCTAGCGCTTCTTTCCTCATCGGCGCTGCTCTCCATCCTCACTACTTCCACTCAACCGACACTGCTTTCCTCACCAACGACTTCTCCTTATCAGCCGGCGGACTTCAACTATCTTCTCATAAGCCGATGGCAAACACTAACTTCTCTGTGCCACTATTGTAAACCTCGCTTCATTGAGGCTCATCGCCAGCCTGCTACTGCTCCTTCGACGACCTCTTCTCGTGGGCCGACCTATTGCTACTACTATCGTCCTCCTACTGTGACTACCATCCACCGGTCATGGGCTAAACTTGAGTTCAAAAGTTGAGTGCCCATTGTCTCCTCTCTTATGATCGGAGTATCACCAACTCTTACGACCATTGACCCTTTCCTTCCGCTCGGCTTGTCTCGTCAGTAGTGGTGGATCACCTATATTCTGCTCTTCACCACAAGGATAACATCTGcttgtcataggtgccctacaagtcaatcatgtgagtgataatACATGTGATATGACATGTAGGCTTTTTGCTAATTATTATTATGGCattctctcactttatattgctagtagcatatatatatatatatatatatatatatatatatatatgtatatatatatatatatatatacatatatacatatatatgtatatatatatatatatatatatgtatatatatatatatatatatatatgtatatatatatatatatatgtatatatatatatatatatgtatatatatatgtatatatatatatatatatgtatatatatatatatatatgtatatatatatatatatgtatatatatatatatgtatatatatatatatatatgtatatatatatatatatgtatgtatatatatatatatgtatatatatatatatgtatgtatatatatatatatatgtatatatatatatgtatatatatatatatatgtatatatatatatgtatatatatatatatgtatgtatatatatatgtatgta
The DNA window shown above is from Musa acuminata AAA Group cultivar baxijiao chromosome BXJ2-4, Cavendish_Baxijiao_AAA, whole genome shotgun sequence and carries:
- the LOC135610107 gene encoding peroxidase 64-like gives rise to the protein MASLVASLFIFSLLRLGDALSVDYYAETCPQAEAAVMEAVKRATANDNTVPAALLRMHFHDCFVRGCDASVLLNSKGNNTAEKDGPPNISLHAFYVIDNAKKAVEKLCPGVVSCADILALAARDAVALSGGPKWEVPKGRKDGRVSKASESTQLPAPTLDFSQLKQIFSQRGLSIKDLVALTGGHTLGFAHCSSFQNRIHNFDATHDVDPSMNSDFAARLRKVCPAHNKVKNAGSAMDSTTTVFDNAYYKLLIQGKGLFSSDEALLTHPKTKQLASKFAASQEEFFEAFVKSMIRMGSIQGGQEVRKDCRVVNQ
- the LOC135610108 gene encoding chloroplast protein FOR GROWTH AND FERTILITY 2-like, which translates into the protein MERLISSSSSSSSSSIPSRTAALPQIPRLRPLLRLRSPADLKFGPWLTPRRDLKPPPVLVSKQKGPPLAVRWAQGEPRPAQLRDQFSGGREGGGGTVLDVVLLRKVARSAVIVLSAIVIAIIHPILAQPSFATVQSAAKPAGQLIRTELLTSAWTGFFAGCLHTLSGPDHLAALAPLSIGRSRIESAIVGALWGCGHDAGQVIFGLLFLTLKDRLHIEIIRTWGTRVVGFTLLIIGALGIREASEVPTPCVALDNGEDASSSGKKQIGFATFATGIVHGLQPDALMMILPALALPSRVAGAAFLCMFLVGTVFAMGSYTVFIGTCTEALKERVPRITEKLTWAASLVAISMGLAILISQFFGFSLY